The Acropora muricata isolate sample 2 chromosome 5, ASM3666990v1, whole genome shotgun sequence genome includes a window with the following:
- the LOC136918484 gene encoding QRFP-like peptide receptor yields the protein MKEVGIGAIFFTVLYGLTIVASLVGNTLLMYIVCKRPEVRSLNSFMFVNMAVADLLVTAVIMPSSIVFLYAESAWAINGIFGEITCRMFYYVGHVNLAASILCLVVMAVDRYYAIISPLNRDHLWFRNAKIVTPVIWFVAMTLVSMTLVFYDLDEYNRCLYDFYIYGIDYGTRLRQFYFLFMFVIIYIIPLVIISLLYAKIAHKVWFHRTPGHPVSESQLRREVITKKKVVRMLIVIVATFAVCWLPAQVFHIVRAIAGWEIDVPHNLQRAVFWCAHANSAINPWLYLRLSGNIKSAFSKMISEDFRGETKCRSQRASRYAIDTMDCKQKEEAPL from the coding sequence atgaaagaagtgGGGATTGGAGCTATTTTCTTTACAGTGCTGTATGGCCTGACAATCGTGGCATCTTTAGTGGGAAACACGCTCCTCATGTACATCGTCTGCAAAAGACCTGAAGTACGGTCACTTAACAGCTTCATGTTTGTCAACATGGCGGTGGCTGATTTACTGGTGACTGCCGTTATAATGCCGTCGTCAATTGTATTTTTGTATGCCGAAAGTGCCTGGGCCATTAATGGAATTTTTGGCGAGATCACATGCAGAATGTTTTACTACGTAGGTCACGTAAATCTTGCGGCATCAATTCTGTGTCTTGTAGTCATGGCAGTTGATCGTTACTACGCAATTATCAGTCCTTTAAATCGCGATCATCTTTGGTTCAGAAACGCCAAAATCGTCACTCCAGTGATCTGGTTTGTGGCAATGACTTTGGTGTCCATGACATTGGTTTTCTATGACCTAGATGAATACAATCGTTGCTTGTATGATTTTTACATTTATGGAATCGACTACGGGACCAGATTgcgtcaattttattttttgttcatgtTTGTCATCATTTACATTATTCCGTTGGTTATAATTTCTCTTCTTTATGCAAAAATCGCTCACAAAGTTTGGTTTCACCGAACGCCCGGGCATCCAGTTTCTGAAAGCCAGCTGCGACGAGAGGTTATCACAAAAAAGAAAGTCGTTCGAATGCTCATCGTGATTGTCGCTACGTTTGCAGTTTGTTGGCTACCGGCACAGGTTTTCCACATTGTCCGTGCAATCGCTGGTTGGGAGATAGACGTCCCTCATAATCTTCAGCGTGCAGTCTTCTGGTGTGCCCACGCAAATAGTGCAATCAACCCGTGGCTCTACCTGAGATTGAGCGGCAACATAAAATCAGCGTTTTCGAAGATGATTAGCGAAGATTTCAGAGGAGAAACGAAATGTCGGAGCCAAAGAGCCTCGCGGTATGCAATAGATACGATGGACTGCAAACAGAAGGAAGAAGCGCCTTTGTAA